The nucleotide window GGGTACAAGTCTCCTGGACTGGGGTTCACACGACCCTCGCTAAACGTTTCatttgtatgtctgtgtgtgtgtgtgtgtgtgtgtgtgtgtgtgtgtgtgtgtgtgctcagtcatctcagcctgtgtggtgtttgcatgttcttccaatGTCTGCGCGGGTTTCcttggagtgctctggtttcctcccacagtccaaacacatgctattcaggttccccccatagaatgtgagtgacagagagtgtgtgtgtgtgttccactgatgtatggatgagtgacccagtgtaagtagtgtatctagcagtgtaagtcacgcggtgaatacggtgtgtgtgctcataacactacatagtttccGTAACGAATAAATgttaactgtaaatgtgtggGGACGAATTTGGGCCATAGGATGGCAGACGCGCTCCTCTTCCCTCCCTCTGGGAACCCGTGCGGCGCGCGGACCATCCAGCTGGACACATCCGgacgcacgtgtgtgtgtgtgtgtgtgaacagtcGCCCGCTTCCTGCCGCGTTCACTGGTCTCCACGGCAACGGGACGCCTGTCGAGACGCAATTCGGGACCCCGACTCACCGGACCCCGACTGGTCGGATACGCGGAGCTCTGCGCGTCTTGCTTGGGACCGCTTTCGCTCCAGATCATGGGAGGAGACGGCGCTCGAGCCACGCTTTCACTCGTGCACGTGCTCCTGCTCTTTACACCCGTAGGAGGTAAGAACCGATCGGCCCGGTTCCTCCTGTGTCGGAGCGAAAGTGGCACCTGCGCGATGCCGCggaatatgtgtgtgtctccgcGTGTGTCTCCGTccgtgtgcgtgtctgtgtgcgcgcgcgcgcgcgcgccgtgCGAAGAAAGAAAGAGCCGAAGTGAGACGCGGAGACGCACGCGgcgctctgtctgtgtctcctgACGGAAACGGACTGAATGGACAGAAACGTGACTTGGACCGGACAGGGACACTGGCTGGACACCGGACACTGGACGACCCATATCTGCCCAGCCCGGCTCCCACTCTGACGAATTAGCTGCAAAACAGTTAGTACCACGGTAAAAGTGTTGCGCGGTGGTCTCCGCACCTCGGACCCAGGACGCGGGACGTGGCTCCGTCCAGACGGGTGGGGACGGTGCTTCGCTCAAGCCCGTTTGGATGCTTCCCTCCAGGTGCCGAAGGTCAGCGGGAGCCGCGCCACGAAGTGGAGGCGAACCAGGGGGATGCGGTCATTTTACCCTGTTACCCTGCGAGCGAGGACGGAGACGAGGTCGCGTACGTAAGTGGACACGTAGAACTGTAGACGTCTCGAGCGGACAGCTCTCGGGCTCCGGCGTCCTCAGTTTCCCGTCCCCTGCCGTGTAGGTCGAGTGGTTTCTGAAGCCCCCGGAGAGGCGGCGAGTCGACGTCGCCCAGTTGGCCCCAGGACTGGGTCCCGCTTACCTGGACTCCCCCCTCAAAGGACGGGTGTCCTTCACGGAGGCCTCGCTGTCGgacagcagcatcatcatcgCCGACGTGAAGATGAGCGACGAGTGCGAGTACATCTGCTCGTACCTGAACCTTCCCAGTGGTCTGTTTGTGAGGATCGTCACGTCCCTCGTTGTGCTCGGTCAGTGTGCGCTCGCTCAGCTGCGTGTGACCGTTTGGACGGCGGATTGCCGGTAACGTGGACTCGTCTCACTCGGAACACGTCTCCTTTCCCTCTTCCCGCGTCACTGCAGCCAAGCCCATAAACACGGCTTCCCCGGTGACCGTGGCGGCGGGCGCGGCGCCCGTTGTGGTCGCTCGCTGCAACTCGACCAACGGGAAGCCGGCGGCGCAGATCTCCTGGGCAACGGGGGTCGACGGCAACGCGACCGTCACGGAGACGCCGGGCACCGGGAGCACGAGGACGGTAACGAGCGAGCTGTGGCTCGTACCGACGGCTGCCGACAACGGCAGAGACGTCCGCTGTGTCGTAAGCCATCGCGCTCAGGAGAAGCCCGAGACCATTGACATGTGGCTCTCCATTGAGTGTAAGAGCGGCGCGGCCTTTCTCGGTGTCCGCCGGCAGCTCGCACCCCGACGCCCCGATCTCCACCGGTGTCCTTCTGTGTCTCAGACCCCCCACAGGTGACCATTGCGGTCTATGATGACGAGTGGTACGTGGGCGGCGGCAACGCCCGGCTCGTCTGCCAGGCCGACGGGAACCCTCCCCCCTCCGCCGTGACGTGGACAGTGTGAGTGACCCGGTGTTTGGGCACAGAGGGGCGTGCGGTCGGAACCGGGGACATCGGTCAGCTGTGCTCTCGGCTGAAGCCGTCGCGGCACTTTGACGCATTTGTTGGGAGTGTGATGGGATATAAAACTACTGGAACGGGGTTATATACTGCTGTGATGTAGTAGTGTATGTGTctacacacgcgcgcacgcacacacacacacacacacaggtatatATGCTACTGGCGACATGAGAGCAAGCAGTGTCCCTCCCCTCTCTGCCAGACCCTCAGACCTGATGCCCGGGACCGTGCGGGTCAAGGAGAACATCTTGACCGTGCCGAAGGTGGACCGCAGGATGAACGCCACCTTTGTGTGCGAAGCGTCCAACCGCCTGGGAGTGGGGAGGCAGCGGGTCACGCCCGTGATCAGAGGTGAGCCGTACTGCCACGCGCACCGCGCCCGGCCCTGGGGGTCCACACGGGACACGCGCTAACCGAAGGTAGGCTTTACCCGTTGGGTGGCAAGTCGGTTCCGAACCTTCTTCTCAGGGGACTTCCCCAAGGGCTGCGAGGAGCTCTGCTCGGCTTTCTCAAAAACATCAATGCGAAGCCTCCGAGTCCAAACATCAGCGCGTCCCTGCCGCTCCTCTGGTGGCGGCGCCCCCGCATGGACGCATGGAGCATTGCTCAGCGCTCGCGTTGCGTGACGCCACTCGGGTCTGCGCTGTGAAGTGCGAGCCGAAGGAAGCCGGGCCTCCCCGCGACACCGATAACTCGAGGGAGTGTCGTGCGTGGAAGACGGGACGCACGAGACCTCGGTGGCGCATTGAAGCGATTTTGCCGACATATTTAGACAGTTGTTTCCGCGTTTCTCACATATCATTACTGTGTGTTTCAATAGTTCTCTTGCAAAGGCTGCGGAGCAAAAGCTTATCTTTGGAACTTGgttataaatcagtgcaacgGCTTCCTTTAGTCGTTCCTCTTTTACAGGCCGACCTTTAAAGAGACGAGAGTTGAGCCGTTCATGAATAGTAATGAGCTCTTAATGAGCCCTGAGTAATTACATGTGTCGTGTCTCCCCAAGACAAGCCGCTGCCGCACCAGGCTCCGGTGACCGGTGGCATCGTTGGGGGGATCTTCGGCAtcgtcctgctgctgctcgctGTTGGCGCCGTGCTCTGGGTTCTCTGGAGTCGTCAGATAAATGCGAGCACCCAGACCGACTGTCTGGGGGAAACGTGGTCCTCGTTCGACCTTTGAGTCGACTCGTCCGCTCAGGCCGTGTTTCGTGCTTCTCGGACAGCGCCTGGGTCTCCGGCAGAACCACGAGTCGGCGGGGAGCCCCAAACAAAAGCCCCTCCCCCAAGAAGCCCGGAGACTCCGGCGGCAGGTAATGGCAGAGTTGCAATAATTCGATGGAAACGTGTCCGTTTGTGTCCCCAAGACGAGTCGCTTTCCCGCCCAGGTGAGCGGTACCATCAACTGGGGGATCTTTGGCATCTGCTTACCACGCTGGTTGCCATGCCTCCCGAAAACAACGAGTTAAGGGTAAACGAGCACCTAGTTTCCACGACTCCCCCACTTAATGCTGTGCTTTGACAGGGTGAAGGCGGTTGTCCCCCCGGAGCGAGAGACGGAAAAAGACGAGCGACCAGAGTTGAGAAGCTGGAGTGGCTGCCCTCTGCTCCCATTGCCCTTCTTCTCCCCGGCGCCCTTGTTccagctgaaagaataaattcTTGAAGAACAACTGAGTTCAGAGGTCGTGGCTCCGTGTCCTTCTGCGAGGAGAACCGGGCAGCCGCCCATCCCGCCCCTGTCCTTCGTTCAACTTTTATTGTCTCGCTGGTGCTCGacggtcccgtgcacgaaaagtaaagctcggaggttctcggttctggctccgttgtggtggaacgacctcaccctgtcactcagaactgctgaaacccttgtctacattcaagaagggtctgaaaactcgccttttccggacccattttgcccGAGATCTCCAGCtcgtgtggtgtaaatgttcatgtatcgtaacttcatgatcatcacCAGATATGCCTTTACACAGTTGCtaagtgtttatatttttctcaaaaaaataaaactattactaggaaagtgatcaggaatcgtcaacgTTAGGATAGTTTTACACAGCTTCTCGTGATGAACGATGCTTCATGTggtagaaagtaacaaactcactgcacttcagaatcgcatgtctgtatctaagtgtctcctCCTGCTAATATGTAatgaacgcattgtattttctatgaggtgttCGTCAAAAGTGAGGGtgttggacaaaagtgtctgataagtgaccaagtaaatgtaaatgcacctGCAAACCAAGAAAGAAACGTGCGTGTTGTGGATAAAACGCTGCTGTCGTCAGTGAAGACATGACACGAAAGAGATGAAGAAGGACCCAGTGCACAAGTAGGACGCAATAATGTCCCAGCGCGTGGATCCGTCCCAGGGACACCGCCGGTCCAG belongs to Scleropages formosus chromosome 18, fSclFor1.1, whole genome shotgun sequence and includes:
- the LOC108923690 gene encoding nectin-2-like isoform X1; translated protein: MGGDGARATLSLVHVLLLFTPVGGAEGQREPRHEVEANQGDAVILPCYPASEDGDEVAYVEWFLKPPERRRVDVAQLAPGLGPAYLDSPLKGRVSFTEASLSDSSIIIADVKMSDECEYICSYLNLPSGLFVRIVTSLVVLAKPINTASPVTVAAGAAPVVVARCNSTNGKPAAQISWATGVDGNATVTETPGTGSTRTVTSELWLVPTAADNGRDVRCVVSHRAQEKPETIDMWLSIEYPPQVTIAVYDDEWYVGGGNARLVCQADGNPPPSAVTWTVPSDLMPGTVRVKENILTVPKVDRRMNATFVCEASNRLGVGRQRVTPVIRDKPLPHQAPVTGGIVGGIFGIVLLLLAVGAVLWVLWSRQINASTQTDCLGETWSSFDL
- the LOC108923690 gene encoding nectin-2-like isoform X2 is translated as MQGAEGQREPRHEVEANQGDAVILPCYPASEDGDEVAYVEWFLKPPERRRVDVAQLAPGLGPAYLDSPLKGRVSFTEASLSDSSIIIADVKMSDECEYICSYLNLPSGLFVRIVTSLVVLAKPINTASPVTVAAGAAPVVVARCNSTNGKPAAQISWATGVDGNATVTETPGTGSTRTVTSELWLVPTAADNGRDVRCVVSHRAQEKPETIDMWLSIEYPPQVTIAVYDDEWYVGGGNARLVCQADGNPPPSAVTWTVPSDLMPGTVRVKENILTVPKVDRRMNATFVCEASNRLGVGRQRVTPVIRDKPLPHQAPVTGGIVGGIFGIVLLLLAVGAVLWVLWSRQINASTQTDCLGETWSSFDL